The Anopheles cruzii unplaced genomic scaffold, idAnoCruzAS_RS32_06 scaffold01251_ctg1, whole genome shotgun sequence genome contains the following window.
AGCCTGGACGGTGAGGCGCCTGGGAACTTTGGTCTGATGGACCAGTCGGCGGCGCTGCTGTGGATCAAGCGCAACATTCGGCTGTTCAACGGGAACGAGGAATCGGTAACGATCATGGGCCACGGTACGGGCGCCATTTGCGTGGGGCTACACCTGACGTCGGGCGAGTGGACGGAGGACATGTTCCACAAGGCGATTCTGATGTCCGGCAGCGTGCTGCTGGAATCGAGCGTCCGACCCGCCAAGCAATATGCATCCGCCTTGGACGAGCTGGCGACC
Protein-coding sequences here:
- the LOC128276458 gene encoding carboxylesterase 5A-like — translated: MPTDGYSVLVTFPTGDFDGDTPFTLNPFQMVFKQKIIVVTVGYRMGIFGFFTSLDGEAPGNFGLMDQSAALLWIKRNIRLFNGNEESVTIMGHGTGAICVGLHLTSGEWTEDMFHKAILMSGSVLLESSVRPAKQYASALDELATAFGCFRRPTTKLMDCLRRVDAQILAENSPPID